One Kineosporia corallincola DNA window includes the following coding sequences:
- the ffh gene encoding signal recognition particle protein, with product MFATLSDRLTATFKSLRGKGRLSEADVDATIREIRRALLDADVALPVVRQFTARIRERAVGIEVSQALNPAQQVVKIVNEELIGILGGETRRLRFAKNPPTVIMLAGLQGAGKTTLAGKLGRWLREQGHTPLLVASDLQRPNAVTQLEVVGQRAGVPVFAPERGVSEGQGVSGTSQGDPVKVARDGVAFARDKHHDVVIIDTAGRLGVDGELMQQAADIKAETNPDEVLFVVDAMIGQDAVTTAMAFMEGVGFTGVVLSKLDGDARGGAALSVMGVTGQPVMFASTGEKLEEFELFHPDRMASRILDMGDILTLIEQAEKAFDADQAEKMAAKLAADEDFTLEDFLAQMAALKNMGSLKKMLGMLPGMGELREQLDNFDEREMDRVEAIIKSMTPLERRQPRVLNGSRRLRVAKGSGTQVSEVNQLIERFGEAQKMMRAMRRGGGMPGMPGMPPGMPGMPGGRGKKGKGKNVAPRKGKAKSGNPAKRAQQLADGNKAGAPGQTGGAFGLGGGQQNIDPANLELPPGFEKFLGR from the coding sequence GTGTTCGCCACGCTTTCCGACCGCCTGACCGCCACCTTCAAGTCGCTCCGCGGCAAGGGCCGGCTGTCCGAGGCCGACGTCGATGCGACGATCCGTGAGATCCGCCGCGCCCTGCTGGACGCCGACGTCGCCCTCCCGGTGGTGCGCCAGTTCACGGCGCGCATCCGCGAGCGCGCGGTCGGGATCGAGGTCTCGCAGGCCCTCAACCCGGCCCAGCAGGTCGTCAAGATCGTCAACGAGGAGCTCATCGGCATCCTCGGCGGCGAGACGCGCCGGCTGCGGTTCGCCAAGAACCCGCCCACGGTGATCATGCTGGCCGGTCTCCAGGGTGCGGGTAAGACCACCCTGGCCGGCAAGCTCGGTCGCTGGCTGCGCGAGCAGGGGCACACGCCGCTGCTGGTGGCCTCCGACCTCCAGCGTCCCAACGCCGTCACCCAGCTCGAGGTGGTCGGGCAGCGCGCCGGGGTCCCGGTGTTCGCGCCCGAGCGGGGCGTCTCCGAGGGCCAGGGCGTGTCCGGCACCAGCCAGGGCGACCCGGTCAAGGTGGCCCGCGACGGTGTCGCGTTCGCCCGCGACAAGCACCACGACGTGGTCATCATCGACACCGCCGGTCGTCTCGGCGTCGACGGCGAGCTGATGCAGCAGGCCGCCGACATCAAGGCCGAGACCAACCCCGACGAGGTGCTCTTCGTCGTCGACGCGATGATCGGCCAGGACGCCGTCACCACGGCGATGGCGTTCATGGAGGGCGTCGGGTTCACCGGCGTCGTGCTCTCCAAGCTCGACGGTGACGCCCGCGGTGGTGCGGCGCTGTCGGTGATGGGCGTGACCGGTCAGCCGGTGATGTTCGCCAGCACCGGCGAGAAGCTGGAGGAGTTCGAGCTCTTCCACCCCGACCGGATGGCGTCCCGCATCCTCGACATGGGTGACATCCTCACCCTGATCGAGCAGGCCGAGAAGGCGTTCGACGCCGACCAGGCCGAGAAGATGGCCGCCAAACTGGCCGCCGACGAAGACTTCACGCTGGAAGACTTCCTCGCCCAGATGGCGGCCCTGAAGAACATGGGCTCGCTGAAGAAGATGCTCGGCATGCTGCCGGGTATGGGCGAACTGCGCGAGCAGCTCGACAACTTCGACGAGCGCGAGATGGACCGCGTCGAGGCGATCATCAAATCGATGACGCCGCTGGAACGCCGCCAGCCCCGTGTGCTCAACGGCTCGCGCCGGCTGCGCGTGGCCAAGGGTTCCGGCACCCAGGTCAGCGAGGTCAACCAGCTGATCGAGCGGTTCGGCGAGGCGCAGAAGATGATGCGCGCCATGCGTCGTGGCGGCGGGATGCCGGGCATGCCCGGGATGCCGCCCGGCATGCCGGGGATGCCCGGTGGCCGCGGCAAGAAGGGCAAGGGCAAGAACGTCGCCCCGCGCAAGGGCAAGGCCAAGTCGGGCAACCCGGCCAAGCGCGCCCAGCAGCTGGCCGACGGCAACAAGGCCGGCGCCCCGGGACAGACCGGTGGCGCGTTCGGGCTCGGCGGCGGCCAGCAGAACATCGACCCGGCCAACCTCGAGCTGCCGCCCGGTTTCGAGAAGTTCCTGGGCCGCTGA
- a CDS encoding amidohydrolase family protein — MTGPHETRHGAWVIGGRITFERPTGPGLDETTIDGWVLPGLVDAHSHVGLDQHGAVDRATTERQALAERDAGALLLRDAGSPSDTRWIDGRADLPAVVRAGRHIARTRRYLRGYAHEIEPEQLPAMMAEQARLGDGWVKIVGDWIDRRTGDLAPCWPLDALTAGMAAAHREGARVTAHCFGEECLPDLLTAGVDCVEHGTGLTGPTRALAARQGVPIVPTLVNIATFPGIAARAVEKFPAYHLHMLDLHRRRYETVASAHEEGVPVFCGTDAGGSLPHGLVAREVAELHAAGLSRTAALDAACWAARSWLGRPGADEGESADLVVYGADPRDDLAVLEHPRAIVLRGARITTG, encoded by the coding sequence ATGACCGGGCCGCACGAAACCCGGCACGGCGCCTGGGTGATCGGCGGCCGGATCACGTTCGAGCGGCCCACCGGGCCCGGCCTCGACGAGACCACGATCGACGGCTGGGTGCTGCCCGGCCTGGTCGACGCCCACAGCCACGTCGGCCTCGACCAGCACGGCGCGGTCGACCGGGCCACCACCGAGCGGCAGGCTCTCGCCGAACGTGATGCCGGGGCGCTGCTGCTGCGCGACGCCGGCTCGCCGTCCGACACCCGCTGGATCGACGGCCGTGCCGACCTGCCGGCGGTGGTGCGGGCCGGCCGGCACATCGCCCGCACCCGCCGTTACCTGCGGGGTTACGCGCACGAGATCGAGCCGGAGCAACTGCCGGCGATGATGGCCGAGCAGGCCCGGCTGGGCGACGGCTGGGTGAAGATCGTCGGCGACTGGATCGACCGCCGCACCGGTGACCTGGCCCCGTGCTGGCCTCTCGATGCCCTGACCGCGGGGATGGCCGCCGCCCACCGCGAGGGGGCCCGGGTCACCGCCCACTGCTTCGGCGAGGAGTGCCTGCCCGACCTGCTGACGGCGGGCGTGGACTGCGTCGAGCACGGCACCGGCCTGACCGGGCCGACCCGGGCGCTGGCCGCGCGCCAGGGTGTGCCGATCGTGCCCACCCTGGTCAACATCGCCACCTTCCCCGGCATCGCGGCCCGCGCGGTGGAGAAGTTCCCGGCCTACCACCTGCACATGCTCGACCTGCACCGGCGCCGCTACGAGACCGTGGCGTCGGCGCACGAGGAGGGGGTGCCGGTGTTCTGCGGCACCGACGCCGGGGGCAGCCTGCCGCACGGGCTGGTCGCCCGGGAGGTGGCCGAGCTGCACGCCGCCGGGCTCTCTCGCACCGCCGCCCTCGACGCCGCCTGCTGGGCCGCGCGGTCCTGGCTGGGCCGGCCCGGGGCGGACGAGGGGGAGTCCGCCGATCTGGTGGTCTACGGGGCCGACCCGCGCGACGACCTGGCGGTGCTGGAACATCCCCGGGCGATCGTGCTGCGCGGTGCCCGGATCACCACGGGGTGA
- the rpsP gene encoding 30S ribosomal protein S16 — protein MAVKIRLKRLGKIRAPHYRIVVADSRTKRDGRAIEEIGKYHPTYDPSVIEVDSERVQYWLGVGAQPTEQVLAILKVTGDWQKFKGLPGAEGTLRVAEKKVEDRSGFAEAKGLNENEAKVLRTKREEEKKAKAEAKAAEKPADAEAPAEQA, from the coding sequence GTGGCAGTCAAGATCCGTCTCAAGCGGCTCGGCAAGATCCGCGCGCCGCACTACCGCATCGTCGTCGCCGACTCGCGCACCAAGCGCGACGGCCGGGCGATCGAGGAGATCGGCAAGTACCACCCGACCTACGACCCGTCGGTCATCGAGGTCGACAGCGAGCGCGTCCAGTACTGGCTCGGTGTCGGCGCCCAGCCGACCGAGCAGGTCCTGGCGATCCTCAAGGTCACCGGTGACTGGCAGAAGTTCAAGGGCCTGCCGGGCGCCGAGGGCACCCTGCGCGTCGCCGAGAAGAAGGTCGAGGACCGCTCGGGCTTCGCCGAGGCCAAGGGCCTGAACGAGAACGAGGCCAAGGTCCTGCGCACCAAGCGCGAGGAAGAGAAGAAGGCCAAGGCCGAGGCCAAGGCGGCCGAGAAGCCGGCTGACGCCGAGGCTCCGGCCGAGCAGGCCTGA
- a CDS encoding RNA-binding protein, translated as MLVDALEHLVRGIVAHPDDVVVRNRSLRRGSLLEVRVHPEDLGRVIGRSGRTATALRTVVKAISNGEPVRVDVVDVDRGR; from the coding sequence ATGCTGGTCGACGCGCTCGAGCACCTGGTTCGCGGCATCGTCGCCCACCCGGACGACGTGGTCGTGCGCAACCGCTCGCTCCGCCGCGGTTCCCTGCTCGAGGTCCGGGTTCACCCCGAAGACCTGGGCCGGGTGATCGGCCGTTCGGGTCGCACCGCCACCGCGCTGCGCACCGTGGTCAAGGCCATCTCCAACGGTGAGCCGGTCCGCGTCGACGTCGTCGACGTCGACCGCGGCCGCTGA
- the rimM gene encoding ribosome maturation factor RimM (Essential for efficient processing of 16S rRNA), producing the protein MRLVVARIGRAHGLRGEVSIEVRTDNPGQRFVKGAVLHLEDGSLRRSLAASGIATSLTLDRVRDNNGVFLLTFEEVADRTTAEALRNAVLEVEVPDASDEPDAWYDHELVGLTAVGTTGDKLGEVVAVQHPGAQDLLVIRTPKGEDRLVPFVGALVPEVDVAGGRVVLDPPPGLLEDLDD; encoded by the coding sequence GTGCGTCTCGTGGTTGCAAGGATCGGTCGTGCCCACGGTCTGCGCGGTGAGGTGAGCATCGAGGTCCGCACCGACAACCCGGGCCAGAGGTTCGTGAAGGGGGCCGTTCTCCATCTGGAGGACGGCTCCCTTCGCCGTTCCCTGGCGGCGTCCGGGATCGCCACCAGCCTCACCCTGGACCGGGTCCGCGACAACAACGGCGTCTTCCTGCTCACCTTCGAGGAGGTCGCCGACCGCACCACGGCCGAGGCGCTGCGCAACGCGGTGCTCGAGGTCGAGGTGCCCGACGCGTCCGACGAGCCGGACGCCTGGTACGACCACGAGCTGGTCGGCCTGACCGCCGTCGGCACCACCGGTGACAAGCTCGGTGAGGTGGTCGCGGTGCAGCACCCGGGGGCTCAGGACCTGCTGGTGATCCGCACGCCGAAGGGTGAGGACCGGCTGGTCCCCTTCGTCGGCGCGCTGGTGCCGGAGGTCGACGTCGCGGGCGGCCGCGTCGTCCTCGATCCGCCGCCCGGTCTCCTGGAAGACCTCGACGACTAG
- the trmD gene encoding tRNA (guanosine(37)-N1)-methyltransferase TrmD codes for MRIDVFSIFPEYLAPLDLSLIGKARRSGLLDLTVHDLREFTHDRHRTVDDAPAGGGAGMVMKPEPWAEALGTLARGEARPTLLVPSPSGERFTQAMARELAGQDWLAFACGRYEGIDERVYEHAATLMPVRPVSLGDYVLNGGEVAVLTIVEAVARLVPGVIGNAESLVEESHEDGLLEYPVYTKPASWEGRDVPPVLMSGHHAQIERWRRDERLRRTARRRPDLIAVLSSDALDKKDRAVLLEEGWELVGSRFQPVTDPVAD; via the coding sequence ATGCGCATCGACGTCTTCTCGATCTTCCCGGAATACCTCGCCCCGCTGGATCTCTCGCTGATCGGCAAGGCCCGGCGCAGCGGTCTGCTCGACCTCACCGTGCACGACCTGCGCGAGTTCACCCATGACCGGCACCGCACCGTCGACGACGCCCCGGCCGGGGGCGGCGCCGGCATGGTGATGAAGCCGGAGCCGTGGGCGGAGGCCCTCGGCACGCTCGCCCGGGGCGAGGCCCGGCCCACGCTGCTGGTGCCCAGTCCCTCCGGTGAGCGGTTCACCCAGGCGATGGCCCGGGAACTGGCCGGCCAGGACTGGCTGGCCTTCGCCTGCGGGCGCTACGAGGGCATCGACGAGCGGGTGTACGAGCACGCCGCCACGCTGATGCCGGTGCGCCCGGTGAGTCTCGGCGACTACGTGCTGAACGGCGGCGAGGTGGCCGTGCTGACCATCGTCGAGGCCGTCGCCCGGCTGGTCCCCGGCGTGATCGGCAACGCCGAGAGCCTGGTCGAGGAGAGCCATGAGGACGGCCTGCTGGAGTACCCGGTGTACACCAAGCCGGCCTCCTGGGAGGGCCGTGACGTGCCGCCGGTGCTGATGTCCGGGCACCACGCCCAGATCGAGCGGTGGCGCCGTGACGAGCGGCTCCGGAGAACGGCGCGGCGCCGTCCCGACCTCATCGCCGTCCTCAGTTCTGACGCCCTGGACAAGAAGGACCGCGCCGTGTTGCTGGAGGAGGGCTGGGAACTGGTGGGCTCTCGATTTCAGCCGGTGACAGACCCTGTGGCAGACTGA
- the rplS gene encoding 50S ribosomal protein L19, translated as MHALDQLDAASLKSDIPAFRAGDTLKVHVRVVEGNRSRVQLFQGVVIRRSGGGVRETFTVRKVSFGVGVERTFPVHSPIIEKIEVAIRGDVRRAKLYYLRALRGKAAKIKEKRDAIPAR; from the coding sequence ATGCACGCACTCGACCAGCTCGACGCCGCTTCGCTGAAGAGCGACATCCCCGCGTTCCGCGCCGGTGACACCCTCAAGGTTCACGTCCGGGTCGTCGAGGGCAACCGCTCGCGTGTGCAGCTCTTCCAGGGCGTCGTGATCCGCCGCTCCGGTGGTGGCGTCCGCGAGACCTTCACCGTGCGCAAGGTCAGCTTCGGCGTCGGCGTGGAGCGCACCTTCCCGGTGCACTCCCCGATCATCGAGAAGATCGAGGTCGCCATCCGTGGTGACGTCCGTCGCGCCAAGCTGTACTACCTGCGCGCGCTGCGCGGCAAGGCCGCCAAGATCAAGGAGAAGCGCGACGCGATTCCCGCGCGCTGA
- the lepB gene encoding signal peptidase I produces MPERSQVSPFRRAAVALLAVAVTIALVRAFIMQSFVVPTGSMEPTVQIGDRVVVSRLSYVIGDIQRGDVIVFNGSGVFDPLDDGPDTLLGGIGRALAAVFSMPVGSTDYVKRVIGLPGDHVVCCDADGRITVNGEALDETYVAEGEAPSTTAFDVEVPEDRLWVMGDHRSDSADSRAHLGSPGGGTVPTDRVVGKVVGIYWPMSRIGGLDDGSDR; encoded by the coding sequence ATGCCTGAACGTTCCCAGGTGAGCCCGTTCCGGCGGGCCGCCGTCGCCCTGCTCGCGGTCGCCGTGACGATCGCGCTGGTCAGGGCGTTCATCATGCAGTCCTTCGTGGTGCCCACGGGCTCCATGGAACCCACCGTGCAGATCGGTGACCGGGTGGTGGTGTCGCGGCTGTCCTACGTGATCGGCGACATCCAGCGCGGCGATGTGATCGTGTTCAACGGCTCAGGGGTGTTCGACCCCCTCGACGACGGACCGGACACGCTGCTCGGCGGCATCGGCCGCGCCCTCGCCGCCGTGTTCAGCATGCCGGTGGGCTCCACGGACTACGTCAAGCGGGTGATCGGCCTGCCCGGCGACCATGTGGTCTGCTGCGACGCCGACGGCCGGATCACGGTGAACGGCGAGGCGCTCGACGAGACCTACGTGGCCGAGGGCGAGGCCCCCAGCACCACGGCGTTCGACGTCGAGGTACCCGAGGACCGGCTCTGGGTGATGGGCGACCACCGCTCCGACTCCGCCGACTCCCGCGCCCATCTCGGCTCGCCCGGCGGCGGTACCGTGCCCACCGATCGGGTGGTCGGCAAGGTCGTCGGCATCTACTGGCCGATGTCGCGCATCGGTGGTCTCGACGACGGGTCCGATCGGTGA
- the lepB gene encoding signal peptidase I → MRAGDTGDQAWEEQVTPPDPWNATTPAPEHDGQGEPEAPEEAEKPAPGPVTVLFGLIRELALVLVIALGLSLLIKTFLVQAFFIPSPSMENTLLTGDRVLVSKLTPGPFDLKRGDVVVFKDPGGWLSDSTTEPAGDVHKILSFVGLVPSNSDDHLIKRVIGLPGDVVACCDDQGRVTVNGVGIDEPYLYPGDEPSEKTFSVTVPAGHVWVLGDHRSVSQDSRYHPDINNGMVPVDDIVGRAFVNVWPLNRFTLLRNPSSTFANVPAP, encoded by the coding sequence GTGAGGGCAGGCGACACCGGCGACCAGGCATGGGAGGAACAGGTGACGCCACCCGATCCGTGGAACGCCACCACGCCCGCGCCGGAGCACGACGGTCAGGGCGAGCCGGAGGCCCCGGAAGAGGCGGAGAAACCCGCCCCCGGCCCGGTCACGGTGCTGTTCGGCCTGATCCGTGAACTGGCGCTGGTGCTGGTGATCGCGCTCGGCCTCTCGCTGCTGATCAAGACCTTCCTGGTGCAGGCGTTCTTCATCCCGTCGCCGTCGATGGAGAACACCCTGCTGACCGGCGACCGGGTGCTGGTGAGCAAGCTGACTCCCGGTCCGTTCGATCTCAAGCGCGGCGACGTCGTGGTGTTCAAGGACCCGGGCGGCTGGCTGAGCGACAGCACCACCGAGCCGGCCGGCGACGTCCACAAGATCCTCAGCTTCGTCGGCCTGGTGCCGAGCAACTCCGACGACCACCTGATCAAGCGTGTGATCGGTCTGCCCGGCGACGTCGTCGCCTGCTGCGACGACCAGGGCCGGGTCACGGTGAACGGTGTCGGGATCGACGAGCCCTACCTCTATCCCGGTGACGAGCCCAGCGAGAAGACCTTCTCGGTGACGGTTCCGGCAGGCCATGTCTGGGTTCTGGGCGATCATCGTTCTGTGTCGCAGGACTCGCGGTACCACCCCGACATCAACAACGGCATGGTGCCCGTCGACGACATCGTCGGCCGCGCCTTCGTGAACGTCTGGCCGCTGAACAGGTTCACTCTGCTCCGCAATCCGTCCTCGACGTTCGCGAACGTCCCGGCGCCGTGA
- the lepB gene encoding signal peptidase I has translation MSTHRSSGAHEPDPDEEAWRRARRTPASRPRGPSRRDALDAERVRAGKAPRPKKAGPGKFRPLAHRPKPGDLPLTPVQAAGYLIREVFLVLVIALGLSLVIKTYLMQAFFIPSSSMEDTLQIGDRVLVSKLTPGPLSLHRGDIVVFEDPGGWLPTTETEKSSNAAVQRVHNALMFVGLMPSDADNHLIKRLIGLPGDKVECCDANGRILVNGEPIDEPYVKPGSAPSDEEFTVTVPEGHVWVLGDNRSDSADSRYHRDNADGTVPIDNVVGVAFARVWPLPRISIFTNPSDVFQSVSPP, from the coding sequence GTGAGCACGCACCGTTCTTCCGGCGCACACGAGCCGGACCCGGACGAGGAGGCCTGGCGGCGCGCCCGGCGCACGCCCGCCAGCCGCCCGCGTGGCCCGAGCCGTCGCGACGCCCTGGACGCCGAGCGGGTCCGGGCCGGCAAGGCACCCCGCCCGAAGAAGGCCGGGCCGGGCAAGTTCCGGCCCCTGGCGCACCGGCCGAAACCGGGCGACCTGCCGCTCACCCCGGTGCAGGCCGCCGGGTACCTGATCCGTGAGGTCTTCCTCGTCCTGGTGATCGCCCTGGGGCTGTCCCTGGTGATCAAGACCTATCTGATGCAGGCGTTCTTCATTCCCTCGTCGTCGATGGAAGACACCCTCCAGATCGGCGACCGGGTGCTGGTCAGCAAGCTCACGCCGGGCCCCCTCAGCCTGCACCGCGGTGACATCGTGGTGTTCGAGGACCCGGGCGGCTGGCTGCCCACGACCGAGACCGAGAAGTCGAGCAACGCGGCGGTGCAGCGGGTGCACAACGCCCTGATGTTCGTCGGGCTGATGCCCAGCGACGCCGACAACCACCTGATCAAGCGGCTCATCGGGCTGCCCGGAGACAAGGTGGAGTGCTGCGACGCGAACGGCCGGATCCTGGTCAACGGTGAGCCGATCGACGAGCCCTACGTGAAGCCGGGCAGCGCGCCGAGCGACGAGGAGTTCACGGTCACGGTGCCGGAGGGGCACGTCTGGGTGCTGGGCGACAACCGCTCCGACTCGGCCGACTCCCGCTACCACCGCGACAACGCCGACGGCACGGTGCCGATCGACAACGTGGTGGGGGTCGCCTTCGCCCGGGTCTGGCCGTTGCCCCGAATCTCGATCTTCACCAATCCCTCGGACGTGTTCCAGAGCGTCAGCCCTCCCTAG
- a CDS encoding ribonuclease HII, producing MTPASVPRPPTKKALAKQAAAQRAKARQAAAKKALLKKLSAQPPTLREERKLLREGHQFVAGIDEVGRGALAGPVTVGVVVVDLDTKSAPTGVRDSKLLAPAVREKLVPRLRRWAPMSAVGHASSEEIDEIGIISALRLAAARAFATLEVRPDCALLDGSHDWLSVPADPIEEAPQGTSLFDFDEAPVAVGHPLSFIDGVPIASIVPARVVTQVKADLRCAAVAAASVLAKVERDGLMVDLAGDHPGYGWELNKGYSAPDHLAALRRLGPSRLHRLSWNIPGSDGVFGETLDLDGLGPTMVDDEKPVTPPAVAPEPAAPAPPEHVRAVGYDHEELTLFP from the coding sequence ATGACCCCGGCGTCCGTTCCGAGGCCGCCGACGAAGAAGGCCCTGGCCAAGCAGGCCGCGGCGCAGCGGGCGAAGGCCCGTCAGGCCGCGGCGAAGAAGGCTCTGCTCAAGAAGCTGTCGGCGCAACCCCCGACGCTCCGCGAGGAGCGCAAGCTGCTGCGCGAGGGGCATCAGTTCGTCGCCGGCATCGACGAGGTGGGCCGTGGCGCCCTGGCCGGTCCGGTCACCGTCGGGGTCGTCGTGGTGGACCTGGACACGAAGTCCGCGCCCACCGGCGTGCGTGACTCCAAGCTCCTCGCCCCCGCCGTGCGCGAGAAGCTGGTGCCCCGGCTGCGGCGCTGGGCCCCGATGTCGGCCGTCGGGCACGCCAGCTCCGAGGAGATCGACGAGATCGGCATCATCTCGGCCCTGCGGCTGGCCGCCGCCCGCGCCTTCGCGACCCTGGAGGTGCGGCCGGACTGCGCCCTGCTGGACGGTTCGCACGACTGGCTGAGCGTGCCCGCCGATCCGATCGAGGAGGCGCCGCAGGGCACTTCGCTGTTCGATTTCGACGAGGCGCCGGTCGCGGTCGGCCATCCGCTGTCGTTCATCGACGGCGTGCCGATCGCGTCGATCGTGCCCGCCCGGGTGGTCACCCAGGTGAAGGCCGATCTGCGCTGTGCCGCCGTGGCCGCCGCCAGTGTGCTGGCGAAGGTGGAGCGGGACGGTCTGATGGTCGATCTCGCCGGCGACCACCCGGGGTACGGGTGGGAGCTGAACAAGGGTTACTCGGCGCCCGACCACCTCGCGGCGCTACGGCGTCTCGGGCCGAGCCGGTTGCACCGGCTCTCCTGGAACATCCCCGGTTCCGACGGGGTTTTCGGCGAGACTCTCGATCTCGACGGGCTGGGTCCGACAATGGTGGACGACGAAAAGCCCGTGACCCCGCCCGCCGTCGCTCCGGAGCCCGCGGCGCCGGCTCCGCCGGAGCACGTGCGGGCCGTGGGGTACGACCACGAGGAACTGACGTTGTTCCCATGA
- the crcB gene encoding fluoride efflux transporter CrcB: MSGSSCPRRDLADYGHRVLVVIALGGVVGAEARYGLTRLIPAQPGGVPWAILGINVAGGFFMGLLMAWLGRAAHPHPLVRPFLGVGILGGFTTFSTYSTDTYHLIDADRPSAAVGYVALTLAGALIAVVLGQWLGSARPGSSIAGDSGSAAAPAASPGGPASLGGASPEDAASVDSASVDSASVDSASGDSASGGRS, translated from the coding sequence ATGAGCGGTTCCTCCTGCCCCCGCCGTGACCTGGCGGACTACGGGCACCGGGTACTGGTCGTCATCGCGCTGGGCGGGGTGGTCGGGGCCGAGGCGAGATACGGCCTGACCCGGCTGATCCCGGCCCAGCCCGGGGGTGTGCCCTGGGCGATCCTCGGGATCAATGTCGCAGGTGGGTTCTTCATGGGGCTGCTGATGGCGTGGCTGGGACGTGCCGCGCACCCACACCCACTGGTCCGGCCCTTCCTCGGGGTGGGGATCCTCGGCGGCTTCACCACCTTCTCCACCTACAGCACGGACACGTACCACCTGATCGACGCCGACCGGCCCTCGGCCGCGGTGGGTTACGTGGCGCTGACCCTGGCCGGGGCCTTGATCGCGGTGGTGCTGGGGCAGTGGCTGGGGTCGGCCCGGCCCGGCTCCTCCATTGCGGGGGACTCGGGTTCTGCGGCTGCCCCCGCGGCTTCTCCCGGGGGCCCGGCTTCTCTGGGGGGCGCTTCTCCTGAGGACGCTGCTTCGGTGGATTCGGCTTCGGTGGATTCGGCTTCGGTGGATTCGGCTTCCGGGGATTCGGCTTCGGGGGGCCGCTCGTGA
- the crcB gene encoding fluoride efflux transporter CrcB: MVALGAALGAPCRYLLDRWVQARHDTGLPLGTLLINLTGSALLGLLTGLAAGGAIGSEMLAAAGTGWCGAFTTYSTFSFEAVQLVRRGRAPGAVVYVLVSVVVGLALAWAGVEVGSALS, translated from the coding sequence ATGGTTGCGCTGGGAGCCGCTCTCGGGGCGCCGTGCCGTTACCTCCTGGACCGATGGGTGCAGGCCCGGCACGACACCGGCCTGCCCCTGGGCACGCTCCTGATCAATCTGACCGGCTCGGCGCTGCTCGGCCTGCTGACAGGGCTGGCCGCGGGTGGGGCGATCGGCAGCGAGATGCTGGCGGCGGCCGGAACCGGCTGGTGCGGCGCCTTCACCACCTACAGCACGTTCAGTTTCGAGGCCGTGCAGCTCGTCCGGCGAGGTCGCGCGCCCGGCGCCGTGGTCTACGTGCTGGTGTCCGTCGTGGTGGGACTGGCACTGGCGTGGGCCGGGGTCGAGGTGGGGTCGGCGCTGAGCTGA
- a CDS encoding DUF2469 domain-containing protein, with product MSAEDLENYETEMELQLYREYRDVVGLFSYVVETERRFYLANQVDLQVRSADGEVYFEVSMSDAWVWDVYRPARFVKAVKVVTFKDVNVEELTPNDLQLPKNGGFGAAS from the coding sequence ATGAGCGCCGAAGACCTGGAGAACTACGAGACCGAGATGGAGCTCCAGCTCTATCGCGAGTACCGCGACGTGGTCGGTCTCTTCAGCTATGTGGTCGAGACCGAGCGCCGCTTCTATCTGGCGAACCAGGTGGACCTCCAGGTGAGGTCCGCCGACGGTGAGGTCTACTTCGAGGTGTCGATGAGTGACGCCTGGGTGTGGGACGTCTACCGCCCCGCGCGGTTCGTCAAGGCGGTCAAGGTGGTCACGTTCAAAGACGTGAACGTCGAGGAGCTCACCCCGAACGATCTACAGCTCCCCAAGAATGGGGGTTTCGGCGCAGCCTCCTGA